The following proteins are encoded in a genomic region of Leifsonia psychrotolerans:
- a CDS encoding DUF6421 family protein — MSNFVAETLVGEPEVVEDARALSLGVETHPAWLRLKAAATALQLVQAQDGSIPDASEHAAATAHVAALTSAITELAPLFPHDAGYLAALVVDFDRWASGTGENGSFGVPDFFDSLMAFQPQQHRADGIRHLVVFPMYTQNGSTNRFVEAVLVEVIWPEFIAELEEQYTNGLFVPIRFVDFTAGYDTNSAVLFPETVAMREIPTFTWGAIFQDREAARYRRVVRAAAEITRLELPEDAAALLDDQRLTEEMFVMWDLIHDRTHMRGDLPFDPFMIKQRMPFFLYSLEELRCDLTAFRESVQIERDEKASPEARKHAKLVQYGVIFDRIFRFSITGSRVRNYDGLGGQLLFAWMHQHHVLHWTDTKLTFDWDAVPDVVVALGAKIDELYWRSIDRPKKAHWLAAYEMLTETLTPNPASVWARGLPDDVLAGPPKGYTDLVLDDEFPLSMFFEALDKKMKPVIESTIGITARD, encoded by the coding sequence ATGTCGAATTTTGTTGCAGAAACACTGGTCGGTGAGCCCGAGGTTGTCGAGGATGCCCGCGCCCTCTCCCTCGGCGTCGAAACCCACCCCGCCTGGCTGCGCCTCAAGGCCGCCGCCACCGCACTGCAACTCGTGCAGGCGCAGGACGGTTCGATTCCGGATGCCTCCGAGCACGCCGCCGCGACGGCTCACGTCGCCGCTCTCACCAGTGCCATCACCGAGCTTGCCCCGCTGTTCCCGCACGATGCCGGCTACCTGGCCGCTCTCGTGGTCGACTTCGACCGCTGGGCGAGCGGCACGGGTGAAAACGGCAGCTTCGGCGTGCCGGACTTCTTCGACTCGCTGATGGCCTTCCAGCCGCAGCAGCACCGTGCCGACGGCATCCGTCACCTCGTCGTCTTCCCGATGTACACGCAGAACGGCAGCACGAATCGGTTCGTCGAAGCCGTGCTCGTCGAGGTCATCTGGCCGGAATTCATCGCCGAACTCGAAGAGCAATACACGAACGGACTGTTCGTGCCGATTCGTTTTGTTGACTTCACGGCCGGCTACGACACCAACTCGGCCGTGCTGTTCCCTGAAACGGTTGCGATGCGCGAGATTCCCACCTTCACCTGGGGTGCGATTTTTCAGGACCGCGAGGCCGCCCGGTACCGTCGGGTCGTGCGCGCGGCCGCCGAGATCACCCGGTTGGAACTGCCGGAGGACGCCGCGGCCCTGCTCGACGATCAGCGCCTTACCGAGGAAATGTTCGTCATGTGGGACCTCATCCACGACCGCACGCACATGCGCGGCGACCTGCCGTTCGACCCGTTCATGATCAAGCAGCGCATGCCGTTCTTCCTCTATTCACTCGAGGAACTGCGGTGCGACCTGACGGCGTTCCGCGAATCCGTGCAGATTGAGCGCGACGAGAAGGCGAGCCCCGAAGCGCGTAAGCACGCCAAGCTCGTGCAGTACGGCGTGATCTTTGACCGCATTTTCAGGTTCTCGATCACCGGCAGCCGGGTGCGCAACTATGACGGCCTCGGCGGGCAACTGCTGTTCGCCTGGATGCACCAACACCACGTGTTGCACTGGACCGACACCAAGCTCACCTTCGACTGGGATGCCGTTCCGGACGTGGTCGTGGCTCTGGGCGCGAAGATCGACGAGCTGTACTGGCGTTCGATCGACCGCCCCAAGAAGGCGCACTGGCTGGCCGCGTACGAGATGCTCACCGAGACGCTGACGCCGAACCCAGCCTCGGTCTGGGCGCGCGGGCTTCCCGACGACGTGCTTGCCGGGCCCCCCAAGGGCTACACCGACCTGGTGCTGGACGACGAGTTCCCGCTGTCGATGTTCTTCGAAGCCCTCGACAAGAAGATGAAGCCCGTCATCGAGTCGACAATCGGAATCACCGCTCGTGACTGA
- a CDS encoding LysE family transporter, which translates to MQFSLWLALLGAGTLISFTPGAGAINTMSNALNSGFRRSIWGILGQQAALIIHILIVALGVGVLVASSPVAFTVIRYAGAAYLVYLGIRQFMSKPQVDEGAESLGTESAWSMFRRGMWVNLLNPKAIVFFLAFLPQFIRLDQPLIGQYVIVAVTVIVIDILVMWFFFAATARSFHRFTRDARGQRVLNRVFGVLFVAVGGLLAFIH; encoded by the coding sequence GTGCAATTCTCACTCTGGCTGGCCCTGCTGGGCGCGGGCACGCTGATTAGCTTCACGCCCGGTGCCGGAGCCATCAACACCATGAGCAACGCCCTGAACTCGGGCTTTCGCCGCTCGATCTGGGGAATCCTGGGTCAGCAAGCCGCGCTGATCATCCACATCCTTATTGTCGCGCTCGGTGTCGGTGTGCTGGTGGCCAGCTCGCCCGTCGCGTTCACCGTGATCCGGTATGCCGGGGCGGCGTATCTGGTCTACCTCGGCATCCGGCAGTTCATGAGCAAGCCGCAGGTCGACGAGGGTGCCGAGTCGCTCGGCACGGAGTCAGCGTGGTCGATGTTTCGTCGCGGAATGTGGGTGAATCTGCTGAACCCCAAGGCGATTGTGTTCTTTTTGGCTTTCCTGCCTCAGTTTATTCGACTCGATCAGCCGCTGATCGGGCAATATGTCATCGTGGCCGTCACGGTCATCGTCATTGACATTCTCGTGATGTGGTTCTTCTTCGCCGCGACCGCGCGCTCGTTCCACCGCTTCACCCGCGACGCCCGGGGGCAGCGGGTGCTGAATCGAGTCTTCGGCGTGTTGTTCGTCGCGGTCGGTGGGCTGCTCGCGTTCATCCACTAG
- a CDS encoding DUF488 family protein, N3 subclade encodes MVTVAQTPEAVRPQSPTAALVQAALAVLADPARARSSQGFFKTGPGDYGEGDVFLGVTVPQQRRVARAHAALPQSELDLLLDSGVHEHRLTGVLIATEQFTTASSTRGLDEARRGEIAEWYLETVRRGRVNNWDIVDSSAPGILGGWLFDRPRDVLFELAASDNVWERRVAMISTQGFVRRADASTTLELAALLRDDPHDLIQKAVGWMLREVGKRVDRELLLAFLDEHATRMPRTALSSATEHLAPELRAVYRMREEAQSERVGRGSRNDSPRRETMVRADGPGRSIGLQVLSVVRAAVLARVRWPEQNGTRGTDRGGTMSTEPHFTVRVARAYDEPTPSDGTRVLVDRLWPRGVKKESAHFDEWCKEVAPSSELRTWYGHDPELFAEFRRRYRAELRQPERAAIVEHLRELARHGTLTLITASKAADISDATVIAELLAQ; translated from the coding sequence ATGGTCACAGTGGCTCAGACGCCGGAGGCCGTGCGGCCACAATCGCCGACCGCAGCACTCGTGCAGGCGGCGCTCGCCGTGCTCGCCGACCCGGCCCGAGCCCGATCGAGCCAGGGGTTCTTCAAGACCGGCCCCGGCGATTACGGCGAGGGCGACGTCTTCCTGGGCGTGACGGTTCCGCAGCAACGCCGTGTGGCACGGGCCCATGCCGCACTCCCGCAGAGCGAACTCGACCTGCTGCTCGACAGCGGCGTGCACGAGCATCGCCTCACGGGTGTGCTCATTGCGACGGAGCAGTTCACGACGGCGAGTTCGACGCGCGGCCTCGACGAGGCGAGGCGCGGCGAGATCGCCGAGTGGTACCTGGAAACGGTGCGGCGCGGGCGAGTGAACAACTGGGACATTGTCGACAGCTCGGCCCCGGGCATCCTGGGCGGCTGGCTTTTCGACAGGCCGCGCGACGTATTGTTCGAATTGGCCGCCAGCGACAACGTGTGGGAACGCCGGGTCGCCATGATCAGCACTCAGGGTTTCGTCAGGCGCGCAGACGCGTCGACCACGCTCGAGCTGGCGGCGCTGCTGCGTGATGACCCACACGACCTCATCCAGAAAGCCGTGGGCTGGATGCTGCGCGAGGTCGGCAAACGGGTCGACCGCGAGTTGCTTCTCGCGTTCCTTGACGAGCATGCAACGCGGATGCCGCGCACCGCGCTGAGCTCAGCCACCGAGCATCTCGCGCCGGAGCTGCGCGCCGTGTATCGGATGCGTGAGGAAGCGCAGTCAGAACGGGTCGGACGTGGCTCCCGCAATGACTCACCGCGGCGAGAAACCATGGTTCGGGCAGACGGCCCCGGTCGGTCGATCGGGCTGCAAGTACTGTCTGTCGTTCGGGCTGCGGTGCTTGCCCGGGTGCGATGGCCTGAGCAGAATGGCACGAGGGGTACCGATCGCGGAGGAACCATGAGTACAGAGCCACATTTCACGGTGCGGGTGGCCCGAGCGTATGACGAGCCGACGCCGAGCGATGGCACGAGGGTGCTGGTAGACCGCCTGTGGCCGCGCGGGGTGAAGAAGGAGTCGGCGCATTTCGACGAGTGGTGCAAAGAGGTTGCGCCGTCGAGCGAATTGCGCACCTGGTACGGCCACGATCCTGAGTTGTTCGCCGAGTTCCGCCGCCGCTACCGGGCTGAACTTCGGCAGCCCGAGCGGGCGGCGATCGTCGAACATCTGCGCGAGTTGGCCCGGCACGGCACCCTCACGTTGATCACGGCTTCGAAGGCTGCAGACATCAGCGATGCCACGGTCATTGCCGAGCTGCTCGCTCAGTGA
- a CDS encoding uracil-DNA glycosylase: protein MPRALGSADAIAAFVARLAAVPVRANAVNQFDETRPENAVRRRNLELYLLEMAHRAPRVLLVGEAPSYRGMRITGVPFTNRVLLQNGVSAFGLLGPGKGYVEPPDFPRVALEPTASVLWQVLAELGFLPLLWSAFPLHPFRAGNPLTNRLPASAEIAVGRPLWQELAELFSITRVVAVGNVGYRSVVTVYPEVVKVRHPSHGGKVAFRNGLADLLAAGIDDVAVDSR, encoded by the coding sequence GTGCCGCGTGCGCTGGGGTCAGCGGATGCGATCGCCGCGTTCGTCGCGCGGCTGGCCGCCGTGCCGGTGCGTGCGAACGCGGTCAATCAGTTCGATGAGACGCGCCCTGAGAACGCCGTGCGGCGGCGCAATCTCGAGCTGTACCTCTTGGAAATGGCCCACCGCGCACCGAGGGTGCTGCTGGTGGGCGAGGCGCCCAGTTATCGGGGAATGCGGATCACCGGGGTGCCATTCACGAACCGCGTGCTGCTGCAGAACGGGGTGTCTGCATTCGGGCTGCTCGGGCCGGGCAAAGGGTATGTCGAACCGCCCGACTTTCCGCGGGTTGCCCTCGAGCCCACCGCGAGCGTGCTCTGGCAGGTGCTCGCCGAGCTGGGCTTTCTTCCGCTGCTCTGGAGTGCATTTCCGTTGCATCCGTTTCGCGCCGGCAACCCGCTCACGAACCGCCTGCCGGCGAGTGCCGAGATCGCGGTCGGTCGACCGCTCTGGCAAGAATTGGCGGAGCTGTTTTCGATCACCCGAGTGGTCGCGGTCGGCAACGTGGGCTACCGCAGCGTCGTCACGGTGTATCCGGAGGTCGTGAAGGTGCGGCATCCGTCTCACGGGGGCAAGGTCGCCTTCCGGAACGGCCTGGCCGACCTGTTGGCCGCCGGAATCGACGATGTGGCGGTTGATTCACGGTGA
- a CDS encoding methyltransferase, whose translation MPRTSPPAARVSWVENGEAQSALWRSDGGWPAPTRIVIADDTTTADAAYRHAASGTALLWRGDFNNARQLLSALGARIDKRQKPRHTDLTQAFRTHRTDAATRARLLGLLLVPLDADFAVPLRRAPDVRTACVEAFGAVRGAAAAESAVDTVDSRDTVDSLISLRELVGVIGAHEWREQGVPVPALGARIHPHYGVFSPIRGEYLDLVAQAPLPGAATDAGGIAFDIGVGTGVLSAILATRGVTRVQGTDLDDRALACATDNITRLGLSDRVDIVRADLFAEGTADLIVCNPPWIPAEATTSTDHAVYDPDSRMLRGFLTGLAAHLNPGGEGWLIISDIAERLGLRSRGELLDLIDAAGLIVVARLDTRPTHPRATDRSDPLYAARAAEVTSLWRLATA comes from the coding sequence ATGCCCCGCACCTCGCCCCCGGCCGCACGCGTCAGCTGGGTCGAAAACGGTGAAGCGCAGAGCGCGCTCTGGCGTTCCGACGGCGGCTGGCCCGCGCCGACCCGCATTGTGATCGCCGACGACACAACGACGGCCGATGCGGCCTACCGGCACGCGGCATCCGGCACCGCACTGCTCTGGCGCGGCGATTTCAACAACGCCCGCCAGCTGCTGTCGGCGCTCGGCGCCCGCATCGATAAGCGTCAGAAGCCGCGGCACACCGACCTGACCCAGGCATTTCGCACCCACCGCACGGATGCCGCCACCCGCGCCCGCCTCCTCGGCCTGCTTCTCGTGCCGCTTGACGCCGACTTCGCGGTGCCGCTGCGTCGGGCTCCCGATGTGCGCACTGCCTGCGTCGAAGCGTTCGGTGCAGTGCGTGGCGCGGCGGCGGCCGAATCCGCGGTGGACACGGTGGACTCACGGGACACGGTGGACTCGCTGATCTCGCTGCGCGAACTCGTCGGCGTGATCGGCGCGCACGAGTGGCGCGAGCAGGGCGTGCCGGTCCCGGCGCTCGGCGCCCGCATTCACCCGCACTACGGGGTCTTCTCTCCCATCCGCGGCGAATACCTCGACCTCGTCGCCCAGGCTCCATTGCCGGGCGCAGCGACCGACGCCGGCGGCATCGCGTTCGACATCGGCGTCGGAACGGGCGTTCTGTCCGCGATCCTCGCGACCCGCGGCGTCACCCGGGTGCAGGGCACCGACCTCGATGACCGAGCACTGGCCTGCGCCACCGACAACATCACGCGTCTCGGCCTGAGCGATCGCGTGGACATCGTGCGTGCGGATCTGTTTGCCGAGGGCACCGCAGACCTCATCGTCTGCAACCCGCCGTGGATTCCGGCCGAGGCCACCACCTCGACCGACCACGCCGTCTACGATCCCGACAGCCGGATGCTGCGCGGCTTCCTCACCGGGCTGGCCGCTCACCTGAACCCCGGCGGCGAGGGCTGGCTGATCATCTCCGACATCGCCGAGCGGCTCGGCCTGCGCTCCCGCGGCGAACTGCTCGACCTGATCGACGCCGCGGGGCTCATCGTCGTTGCTCGCCTCGACACGCGCCCGACGCATCCGCGGGCCACCGACCGCTCCGACCCGCTCTATGCGGCCCGGGCCGCCGAGGTTACCTCACTCTGGCGGCTCGCCACCGCGTAG
- a CDS encoding LLM class F420-dependent oxidoreductase, producing MRFGLFVPQGWRHDLVGIDPAEQWAAMSSLAAHADAGAWESIWVYDHFHTVPVPTEEATHEAWTLMAAFAATTTRVRLGQMCSCMSYRNPVYLAKVAATADLISGGRIEMGIGAGWYEHEWKAYGYGFPRVGERLARLNEGVQIMKQAWTTGSATLNGEHYKVDGAIVRPLPLQEGGIPLWIAGGGEKVTLRIAAKYANYTNFGGTPEEFAHKSELLREHCEREGTSFAAITRSSNFNTIVAATESEVSDRIDAIEARVSPYLGVNGAAAFVAEYRSGDALGVGTPEQVVERLTAMQKLGLGYAIHYFPEAAYDRSSIELFEREVMPALA from the coding sequence ATGCGATTCGGACTCTTTGTACCCCAAGGCTGGCGGCACGACCTCGTTGGCATCGATCCGGCCGAGCAATGGGCTGCCATGAGCAGCCTGGCTGCGCATGCGGATGCCGGCGCCTGGGAATCGATCTGGGTCTACGACCACTTCCACACCGTTCCGGTTCCCACCGAAGAAGCGACCCACGAAGCCTGGACCCTCATGGCCGCCTTCGCCGCCACGACAACGCGCGTACGGCTCGGCCAGATGTGCAGCTGCATGAGTTACCGCAATCCGGTCTATCTGGCGAAGGTCGCCGCGACGGCCGACCTCATTTCAGGCGGTCGCATCGAGATGGGCATTGGAGCCGGCTGGTACGAGCACGAGTGGAAGGCCTACGGCTACGGTTTCCCGCGCGTCGGCGAGCGCCTCGCCCGCCTCAACGAGGGCGTGCAGATCATGAAGCAGGCTTGGACGACCGGCAGCGCCACCCTCAACGGTGAGCACTACAAGGTGGATGGCGCCATCGTGCGGCCGCTTCCGCTGCAAGAGGGCGGCATCCCGCTGTGGATCGCGGGCGGGGGAGAGAAGGTCACGCTGCGTATCGCAGCGAAGTACGCGAACTACACGAACTTCGGCGGAACACCCGAGGAGTTCGCCCACAAGAGCGAGCTGCTGCGCGAACACTGTGAGCGCGAGGGCACCAGCTTTGCGGCGATCACCCGGTCGAGCAACTTCAACACCATCGTTGCAGCGACCGAGTCCGAGGTATCCGACCGCATCGATGCGATCGAAGCGCGTGTATCCCCGTATCTCGGAGTCAACGGGGCCGCCGCGTTCGTGGCCGAGTACCGCAGCGGCGATGCTCTCGGCGTGGGCACGCCCGAGCAGGTCGTCGAGCGTTTGACGGCCATGCAGAAGCTCGGCCTGGGCTATGCGATCCACTACTTCCCCGAGGCTGCCTACGACCGCTCGAGCATTGAACTGTTTGAGCGCGAGGTCATGCCGGCACTCGCGTAG
- a CDS encoding ABC transporter permease, translating to MIDTATSGPGGPAASHPFGRGPAARGPAARGYGLGSSARFGARRWAVVLGGLLLPALIFAVWQIGTTTGLINTSQLPSPVMVWEAGVDLFDRGLLTLYVAISTQRVLIGFAIGASLGLVVGAFVGLSRAADILLGPTLGAIRAVPSLAWVPLLLLWLGIQEDSKLTLIAIGAFFPVYTTVAQALRHVDAQLVEAGRAFGLSGVQLFLTVQLPAAVPTVISGLRLALAQSWLFLVAAELLAASMGLGFLLSESGGNGRIDRILLAIILLAVLGKLTDALVGILERWATRRWA from the coding sequence ATGATTGACACCGCCACCAGCGGGCCGGGTGGCCCGGCCGCTAGCCACCCGTTCGGCAGAGGCCCGGCTGCCCGGGGCCCGGCCGCCCGGGGCTACGGGCTCGGCTCCTCCGCGCGCTTCGGCGCCCGCCGCTGGGCCGTCGTACTCGGCGGCCTGCTGCTGCCCGCACTGATCTTCGCGGTCTGGCAGATCGGTACCACAACCGGACTCATCAACACATCCCAGCTGCCCTCACCGGTCATGGTGTGGGAGGCGGGCGTCGACCTCTTCGACCGCGGGCTGCTCACCCTCTATGTGGCGATCTCGACGCAACGCGTACTCATCGGGTTTGCCATCGGCGCCAGCCTCGGACTCGTCGTCGGCGCCTTCGTCGGCCTCTCGCGGGCCGCCGACATCCTGCTCGGCCCCACTCTCGGCGCGATCCGAGCCGTGCCCTCGCTGGCCTGGGTGCCCCTGCTGCTGCTCTGGCTCGGAATCCAAGAGGACTCCAAACTCACCCTCATCGCGATCGGCGCGTTCTTTCCCGTCTACACGACGGTCGCGCAGGCGCTCCGCCACGTCGACGCGCAGCTCGTCGAGGCCGGCCGCGCGTTCGGTCTCAGCGGGGTGCAACTCTTCCTCACCGTGCAGCTGCCGGCCGCTGTCCCGACGGTCATCTCGGGGCTACGACTGGCTCTCGCGCAATCGTGGCTGTTCCTCGTTGCCGCCGAACTGCTCGCCGCGTCGATGGGGCTCGGCTTCCTGCTCTCGGAATCGGGCGGGAACGGGCGCATCGACCGCATCCTGTTGGCCATCATTCTGCTTGCCGTGCTCGGCAAGCTGACGGATGCCCTCGTCGGCATCCTCGAGCGCTGGGCGACTCGCCGCTGGGCGTGA